From the genome of Candidatus Defluviilinea proxima:
ACAAAAATGCTGAACTTGTGGAAATTCACGATCATCTTCTCGTCCTTCTTCACAAGGACGACAGTCGCCCAGAGGGCATGGACGAACATCAGGAGGATCGCAAGCAGGCCCGATATGCCGTGGACATCGAAACTCATGCCGCCCACGTAATCGAACATCATGCCCGTGCCCCATGTATCGCAGACCAGCCCCAGGTAAAAGAAGACCGTGTGCCAGATTTTGAGTCGCCCTTGCAGGCGCTCACTCCACACACCGATGGAATAAAGGATCAAAGCCGAATTGATCACGATTACAGCGAGGGGATTCATGGATGGTTCCTCCAAAATTATTTTTTACATCGAGAGAATTATAGTGACCTCCCCCCAAAGCGGACTGTGTCAAACATCACGTAAAGTCAGTTCAATTGCTCGTGTTAGGCAGTGTTGGCCTCCCCGACTTGGGGGAGGTTAATACTCGCCAGATGGGTGTTCCGAGTCTTTAAGGGTTACTATAAAGTAAAGGAGATAAGAATTTCAACCAACCCCATAACTAATAAAAGGAACTCACAATGACAAAAGAACTAACCCTGCACGATATGTATGTTGAGCACTTGAAGGACATGTATAGTGCCGAAAATCAGATTCTCAAAGCCCTGCCGAAAGTTATCCAAGGCGTCACTTCTTCTGAATTGAAGAAGGCTTTGGAAAAACATCTCAAGGAGACGGAAGGCCAAGTTGCCCGCATTGAGCAGGTTTCTCAATCTTTGGATGTCAGTCCGCGCGGGAAGAAATGCGCAGGCATGGAAGGCGTTCTTGAAGAAGGCAAAGAAGCCCTCGCGGAAGAATATGCTTCTCCAGACTTGATGGATTCAGCCTTGATCGGTGGATGTCAAAAAGTTGAGCATTATGAGATCTGTGGTTATAAAGACCTGATCCATATGGCTGAATTGTTAGGTGACAATAAAGCCGTTGACCTTCTGACGAAATCACTTCATGAAGAAGAAGCTGCCGATCAAAAACTGGCAGAGTTGGGTGAGAACATGATCACCCCTGAAACTATTCAAGCGATCTAAATTTTAGAGGCTAAGAACAAGAACTCCCTGGATGAACACCCAGGGAGTTTGTTTTTTATAAGATCTCCCTCAAATACGACAGTTAAATTCTGGCCGCATAAAAAGTTTTCATGTCGCATTTGGCGCGTAGCGGGCAGGAGGGTGCATCACCATCTCTCTCCACGCCATTCCTTGCGCAGACAAATAGCTACTCGAACCAAATCGAAATCGCCAACTCGAATTACATGTTGCCAAGCAATTGCTTGTTTGAAATATATCTTGATAGACTTTCAGATATTAGATTAACGGTAGCAGTCATATCGTGTTTATCATAAAGAATATACTGCAATGCTCTTATTTGAATGGGAGTATCACATTCATCCATCTTCACAGGAATGATAGGCAGCTTCTCATCTTGAGCCATAATGATTTCGTTCTCACAAACTGCGACTGGGCA
Proteins encoded in this window:
- a CDS encoding TIGR03987 family protein; the protein is MNPLAVIVINSALILYSIGVWSERLQGRLKIWHTVFFYLGLVCDTWGTGMMFDYVGGMSFDVHGISGLLAILLMFVHALWATVVLVKKDEKMIVNFHKFSIFVWLVWLIPYFSPMVLRMLE
- a CDS encoding ferritin-like domain-containing protein, with product MTKELTLHDMYVEHLKDMYSAENQILKALPKVIQGVTSSELKKALEKHLKETEGQVARIEQVSQSLDVSPRGKKCAGMEGVLEEGKEALAEEYASPDLMDSALIGGCQKVEHYEICGYKDLIHMAELLGDNKAVDLLTKSLHEEEAADQKLAELGENMITPETIQAI